A single window of Acidimicrobiales bacterium DNA harbors:
- a CDS encoding alpha/beta hydrolase, with product MSERIDFPAPTMIAVNGVELEVFEAGREHAGKPIVLCHGWPELAYSWRHQIPALAAAGHHVIAPNQRGYGNSSRPADVAAYGLEHLTGDLVALLDHFGYDDAVFVGHDWGANVVWGLAQLHPSRVSRVVNLSLPYQERGDQPWIEFMEAVFGDDFYFVHFNRHPGVADAVLDENAERFLRNLYRKNVPIAEPEPGMMMIDLALAEVPLGDPVMSDDELAVFVSAFEAAGFTGGVNWYRNMDRNWHLLADVDPVVHQPALMIYGDQDSIPRSGNLADFVPNVDIVGLDCGHWIQQEMPEETTEAILSWLKRQDVKPVVEPVVSASAVDGDQ from the coding sequence GTGTCAGAACGAATCGATTTCCCCGCACCCACCATGATCGCGGTCAACGGGGTGGAACTCGAGGTCTTCGAAGCAGGCCGTGAACACGCCGGAAAGCCGATCGTGTTGTGTCACGGTTGGCCCGAACTCGCCTACTCGTGGCGCCATCAGATTCCGGCCCTTGCCGCAGCTGGCCACCACGTCATCGCGCCCAATCAGCGCGGCTACGGCAACTCGTCACGACCAGCCGACGTCGCCGCCTACGGCCTCGAACATCTGACGGGTGATCTCGTCGCCCTGCTCGATCACTTCGGGTACGACGACGCAGTCTTCGTCGGACATGACTGGGGTGCGAACGTCGTGTGGGGGCTCGCCCAGCTGCACCCGAGCCGCGTCAGCAGGGTGGTCAACCTGAGCCTGCCCTACCAGGAACGGGGAGACCAGCCCTGGATCGAGTTCATGGAAGCCGTCTTCGGTGACGACTTCTACTTCGTTCACTTCAATCGCCACCCCGGTGTCGCCGACGCCGTGCTCGACGAGAACGCGGAGCGATTCCTGAGGAACCTCTATCGCAAGAATGTGCCGATCGCCGAGCCTGAGCCCGGGATGATGATGATCGACCTCGCCCTTGCGGAAGTACCGCTGGGAGACCCGGTGATGAGCGACGACGAGCTGGCCGTGTTCGTCTCCGCCTTCGAGGCCGCCGGGTTCACGGGCGGCGTCAACTGGTATCGGAACATGGACAGGAACTGGCATCTCCTGGCCGACGTCGATCCGGTCGTTCATCAGCCGGCACTGATGATCTACGGCGACCAGGATTCGATTCCGAGGTCGGGGAACCTGGCGGACTTCGTACCGAACGTCGACATCGTCGGCCTCGACTGCGGTCACTGGATCCAGCAGGAGATGCCAGAGGAGACAACCGAAGCGATCCTGAGCTGGCTGAAGCGCCAGGACGTCAAGCCGGTAGTCGAACCTGTCGTGTCGGCCTCAGCGGTCGACGGTGACCAGTAG